A window of the Leucothrix mucor DSM 2157 genome harbors these coding sequences:
- a CDS encoding formylglycine-generating enzyme family protein, protein MTDKDVRQELITQEEAEHWKKVLRGELTPEENDNAQREADMIRSYLIKRDQDKAIQSLALDDIRNDISPEQSRLIYRQASQAIHKRASPNRLGQLMPYLLGALVGASVVIFTYLLVADEQDSPTALATANLDNSRLNNGDYRIAKPGEAPDKYPNMLPMPAGRFTMGCSAGWDNGLGCKRDEYPPHDVSIEPFDIAQHEVTVSQFEYFVESTNYKTTAEANGQGCGQINAINHSPNPIEQRQTNWRTPGFTQESQFPVTCVSWEDAHAYIDWLSLQLGEQYRLPSEAEWEYAARGRLATAFYWGGQPDPKHANYSAEAKYNNWTHTAPVGSYPANEFALHDMAGNVAEWIEDCSHRTYTFAPNDGSAWTELCADINVRVLRGGAWNSRGQDIRSANREFADKATSRPNFGFRVARSYTPN, encoded by the coding sequence ATGACCGATAAGGATGTTAGACAAGAGCTAATTACGCAGGAAGAAGCGGAACATTGGAAAAAAGTTCTGCGCGGCGAGCTAACACCTGAAGAAAACGATAATGCCCAACGCGAAGCCGACATGATTCGCAGCTATCTGATTAAACGCGATCAGGATAAAGCGATTCAATCGCTGGCCCTGGATGATATTCGCAATGATATTTCTCCAGAGCAATCGAGGCTTATTTACCGGCAAGCGAGCCAAGCTATCCATAAACGCGCATCTCCAAACAGACTGGGGCAACTCATGCCTTATCTACTTGGCGCGCTAGTTGGTGCATCGGTGGTTATCTTTACCTACCTATTAGTGGCCGATGAGCAAGACTCGCCAACGGCCTTAGCCACGGCCAACCTTGATAACTCACGGCTAAACAACGGCGATTACCGTATTGCAAAACCAGGCGAAGCACCCGACAAATACCCCAATATGCTCCCCATGCCTGCTGGCAGATTTACCATGGGCTGCAGCGCCGGCTGGGATAATGGCCTTGGTTGTAAACGTGATGAATACCCACCGCATGATGTTTCCATCGAGCCCTTTGATATTGCGCAGCACGAAGTCACGGTTAGCCAATTTGAATACTTTGTCGAAAGCACTAATTACAAAACCACCGCCGAAGCCAATGGTCAGGGTTGCGGCCAAATCAATGCCATCAACCACTCTCCAAATCCAATTGAACAACGCCAAACTAACTGGCGCACACCAGGCTTCACTCAGGAAAGCCAGTTTCCGGTGACTTGTGTTAGCTGGGAAGATGCGCATGCCTATATCGACTGGCTAAGCCTGCAACTGGGCGAACAGTACCGGCTACCCAGCGAAGCCGAATGGGAATATGCAGCACGCGGCAGGCTAGCGACAGCTTTTTATTGGGGTGGCCAGCCAGACCCGAAACATGCCAATTACAGCGCCGAAGCCAAATACAATAACTGGACCCATACCGCGCCAGTTGGCAGCTATCCAGCAAACGAATTCGCTCTGCATGATATGGCGGGCAATGTGGCAGAGTGGATAGAGGATTGCTCCCACCGCACGTATACATTTGCGCCAAACGATGGCAGCGCATGGACTGAGCTCTGTGCAGATATTAATGTGCGAGTATTACGGGGTGGTGCCTGGAACAGCCGTGGGCAAGATATTCGCTCCGCCAACCGGGAGTTCGCCGATAAAGCAACCAGTCGTCCGAACTTCGGCTTTCGGGTTGCTCGCAGTTACACGCCTAACTAG
- the hemN gene encoding oxygen-independent coproporphyrinogen III oxidase produces MSLDFNLDLLEKYDTQGPRYTSYPTAPEFVGNFGQQDYIRHASNSNDELIPRPLSLYIHIPFCHSLCYYCGCNKIVTQNPDKAELYLEYLFREIEMQSRLFASDRLVTQIHLGGGTPNFLSTEQHRELLSMIARHFHLSYPEDLEISIEIDPRFASYTDINELATLGFNRISIGVQDYTTEVQHAINRVQSREQVDTVFDAARSSGVESISVDLVAGLPFQTRESFRDTLQQVVDSGADRIAIYGFAFMPNRIRAQKLIDPKSLPDRDTRLAISRDTIEFLTDAGYVHIGMDHFARPSDSLSIALKNHSLQRNFQGYATHSECDQIGLGVSSISKVGNAYSQNSSSLPEYYAHLDAGELPIQRGVSLSKDDMIRARVIQQIMCQQTVDYAPIESEFGIDFAEYFNDELYKLSHFEKDGLIHQEAERFSISNAGRYFLRNIAMTFDRYLAIQLQDKDNQVLRFSRTI; encoded by the coding sequence ATGTCACTGGACTTTAATCTTGATCTGCTAGAAAAATACGATACGCAAGGTCCACGGTATACCTCCTACCCGACTGCGCCCGAGTTTGTGGGTAATTTCGGTCAGCAGGACTACATTCGCCATGCCAGCAACAGCAATGACGAGCTGATTCCGCGGCCACTATCGCTCTATATTCACATTCCTTTTTGTCACTCGCTTTGCTACTACTGCGGCTGCAACAAAATTGTGACGCAAAATCCGGATAAGGCCGAGCTATACCTCGAATACCTATTTCGTGAAATCGAAATGCAAAGCCGCTTATTTGCCTCCGACCGCTTAGTCACTCAAATTCATTTAGGCGGCGGCACACCGAACTTCCTAAGCACGGAACAGCACCGCGAATTGCTGAGCATGATCGCGCGCCACTTCCACTTAAGCTATCCGGAAGACTTAGAAATCAGTATTGAGATCGATCCGCGCTTTGCCAGCTACACCGATATTAACGAGCTCGCGACATTGGGCTTTAACCGCATCAGCATTGGCGTGCAGGATTACACCACCGAAGTGCAGCATGCCATTAACCGTGTACAAAGCCGTGAACAAGTCGATACCGTCTTTGATGCTGCGCGCTCCAGCGGTGTGGAATCCATTTCAGTAGATTTGGTGGCAGGCCTACCCTTCCAAACCCGCGAAAGCTTCCGTGACACCTTGCAACAAGTCGTGGACTCCGGCGCCGATCGCATTGCCATTTACGGCTTTGCCTTTATGCCTAACCGGATTCGCGCTCAAAAACTGATTGACCCTAAGTCACTGCCAGACCGTGACACGCGCTTAGCCATTAGCCGCGACACCATCGAGTTTTTAACCGATGCGGGCTACGTGCATATTGGTATGGATCACTTTGCGCGCCCCAGCGACTCGCTGTCAATCGCACTGAAAAATCACAGCCTGCAGCGCAATTTCCAAGGCTATGCCACGCATTCCGAATGTGACCAAATCGGACTTGGCGTTAGCTCCATTAGTAAAGTGGGCAATGCTTACAGCCAAAATTCCAGCTCATTGCCTGAGTATTATGCGCACCTTGATGCGGGTGAATTACCCATCCAACGCGGCGTCAGCCTAAGCAAGGATGACATGATTCGCGCACGCGTGATTCAGCAGATTATGTGCCAGCAAACCGTGGACTATGCTCCGATTGAATCGGAGTTTGGAATCGACTTTGCTGAGTACTTTAATGATGAGCTCTACAAGCTCTCTCATTTTGAAAAAGATGGCCTGATTCATCAGGAAGCGGAGCGCTTTAGTATTAGCAATGCAGGACGTTATTTCTTACGCAATATTGCCATGACGTTTGATCGCTACTTAGCCATTCAACTGCAGGACAAAGACAATCAGGTGCTCCGCTTCTCCAGAACCATCTAA
- a CDS encoding efflux RND transporter permease subunit, whose protein sequence is MMANFKTLLASFVLLFVCVLNVQAEDAESVVVVEIVVSELDADAVASTISAPVEVLMRSLDGVKLISAKSSDGEASISVSFGPTENATNDAVERVRNALEGNLGQLPDSITSFSVSYSAVIQNQIRAVPPRSFAGRYLGRIESSNEFLPIITVFNKASNPATGTSAGLYYMSEPTRLINGRLTNCTDSRAREVKCRWQDRYGSGDVTFGFNGNYSSFEGRWTVKGSEGEFAWSGFSVKLPAE, encoded by the coding sequence ATGATGGCAAATTTCAAGACCCTATTGGCCTCCTTCGTATTGCTTTTCGTGTGTGTACTTAATGTACAGGCTGAAGATGCTGAAAGTGTTGTGGTAGTTGAGATTGTTGTCAGCGAGTTAGATGCCGATGCTGTGGCCAGTACGATTTCGGCGCCTGTCGAGGTCTTGATGCGCAGTTTGGATGGGGTGAAACTGATCTCCGCAAAATCCAGCGATGGCGAGGCGTCCATTAGTGTGAGTTTCGGGCCGACCGAGAACGCCACGAATGATGCCGTGGAACGGGTACGCAATGCCTTGGAGGGCAACCTTGGTCAATTGCCGGACAGCATTACCAGCTTTTCGGTTAGCTACTCAGCTGTAATTCAAAACCAGATTCGAGCCGTTCCGCCGCGCTCATTTGCCGGTCGATATTTAGGCAGAATTGAGAGTTCAAATGAGTTTTTGCCGATTATTACCGTCTTCAATAAGGCCTCTAACCCTGCGACGGGGACTTCTGCTGGCCTGTATTACATGAGTGAACCAACGCGTCTGATCAATGGCCGTTTGACTAACTGTACCGATAGCCGTGCGCGTGAAGTAAAGTGTCGCTGGCAAGACCGATACGGAAGCGGCGATGTAACATTCGGTTTTAACGGTAATTATTCAAGCTTTGAAGGACGTTGGACCGTGAAGGGTAGTGAAGGTGAGTTCGCCTGGAGTGGTTTTAGTGTGAAATTGCCGGCTGAGTAA
- a CDS encoding ABC transporter substrate-binding protein — MKKRLTLIASAFLSMGLMASASAETLKMAYDADPVSMDPQEQLSGGTLQLSHMTFDPLVRWAKDLSFEPRLAEKWEQVDDNTMRFFLRKGVKFHSGNEMTAKDVLFTFNRLKESPDFKGIFSIFKEAKAVDDYTVDLVTDKPFPLVLNNATYIFPMDSAFYEGMDENGKPKDAIVKAGDSFASRNSSGTGPFTVTSREQGVKVEFARNPDYWDTESKGNVSKIVLTPIKEDPTRVAALLSGDVDFIAPVPPNDHERIKASDKVDLITMGGTRIITFQMNQERVEAFKNPKVRLAVNYAINQVGIVDKIMKGFATASGQLSPAGYLGHNEALVPRYDVAKAQELMKEAGYEDGFSVTMMAPNNRYVNDDKIAQAVASMLAKIKIKVELKTLPKAQYWPEFDARAADMMMIGWHSDTEDSNNFFEFLTACPNKETGAGQYNAGNYCNPEADKMMAEANAIVDPEKRAEIMQKIEQMLYDDGAFVPLHWQNLAWAANKKVDIEPVLNVMDFPYLGDLVIKK; from the coding sequence ATGAAAAAACGTTTAACGCTGATTGCTAGCGCATTCCTGAGCATGGGGCTAATGGCTTCAGCTTCTGCTGAAACCCTGAAAATGGCCTACGATGCTGACCCAGTCAGTATGGACCCTCAAGAGCAGCTTTCAGGTGGAACTTTACAGCTTTCCCATATGACTTTTGATCCGTTGGTACGTTGGGCAAAAGACTTAAGCTTCGAGCCTCGCCTTGCTGAAAAGTGGGAGCAGGTTGACGACAACACTATGCGTTTCTTCCTGCGCAAGGGCGTAAAATTCCATTCTGGTAACGAGATGACAGCCAAAGACGTGCTGTTTACCTTTAACCGTTTGAAAGAATCCCCAGACTTCAAAGGTATCTTTAGCATCTTTAAAGAAGCTAAAGCGGTTGATGACTACACGGTTGATTTGGTTACCGATAAGCCATTCCCATTGGTACTAAACAACGCGACTTACATCTTCCCAATGGACAGTGCTTTCTACGAAGGCATGGATGAAAACGGTAAGCCGAAAGATGCCATCGTAAAAGCGGGTGATTCATTCGCATCACGTAACTCATCCGGTACTGGCCCATTCACGGTAACAAGCCGCGAGCAGGGTGTAAAAGTTGAGTTTGCTCGTAATCCGGATTACTGGGATACCGAGTCAAAAGGTAACGTGTCTAAAATCGTTCTGACACCGATCAAAGAAGATCCAACTCGTGTTGCAGCACTGCTGTCTGGCGATGTGGATTTCATTGCACCGGTTCCACCAAACGATCATGAGCGTATTAAGGCAAGTGATAAAGTTGATCTGATCACCATGGGTGGTACACGGATTATCACGTTCCAGATGAATCAGGAACGCGTTGAAGCATTTAAGAACCCTAAAGTTCGCTTAGCGGTTAACTATGCAATCAATCAAGTGGGTATCGTAGACAAAATCATGAAAGGTTTTGCGACGGCATCTGGCCAGTTGAGCCCTGCAGGTTACTTGGGTCACAACGAAGCATTGGTTCCACGTTATGATGTGGCTAAAGCGCAAGAGCTGATGAAAGAAGCAGGCTATGAAGATGGCTTTAGCGTGACGATGATGGCACCGAATAACCGCTACGTGAACGATGACAAAATCGCTCAGGCAGTGGCTTCTATGCTGGCAAAAATCAAGATCAAAGTTGAGCTGAAGACTCTGCCAAAAGCACAGTACTGGCCCGAGTTTGATGCGCGCGCTGCTGACATGATGATGATCGGCTGGCACTCAGATACTGAAGATAGTAATAACTTCTTCGAGTTCCTGACTGCATGTCCAAACAAAGAGACTGGTGCTGGTCAATACAACGCAGGTAACTACTGTAACCCTGAAGCTGACAAGATGATGGCTGAAGCGAATGCAATTGTTGATCCTGAAAAGCGTGCTGAGATCATGCAGAAGATCGAGCAAATGTTGTATGACGATGGTGCCTTCGTGCCGTTACATTGGCAGAACCTGGCATGGGCTGCGAACAAGAAAGTGGACATCGAGCCAGTGCTTAACGTAATGGATTTCCCATACTTGGGCGATCTGGTTATCAAAAAATAA